The following proteins come from a genomic window of Proteiniphilum propionicum:
- a CDS encoding IS3 family transposase produces the protein MAGDIVEEYGVSISRACKLMDIHRSYFYYTDKKDDTEVEDAIRAAANFGDGFWKIYSRLRREGKTWDHKKVYRVYKAMHYEKRSRLKKRLPARVKNPLVMPKEPNVTWSIDFVSDRIECGRQFRVLNIIDDACKIAVTQEISMSMPAKRVIKVLEKVIWLNGKPKNIRCDNGPEFIAQVFKDWCKGNEINIMYTQPGKPTQNGYIERFNGSYRRAVLDRYIFRNLSEVRELTEAWRNDYNEERPHEALDNMTPFEYREELIKRKEAV, from the coding sequence TTGGCAGGAGATATAGTGGAAGAATATGGTGTAAGCATCTCTCGGGCGTGCAAGCTGATGGACATCCATCGCTCCTACTTCTATTATACTGACAAGAAAGATGACACTGAAGTTGAAGACGCAATCCGTGCTGCCGCCAACTTCGGTGATGGCTTCTGGAAGATTTATTCAAGGCTGAGACGTGAGGGTAAGACATGGGACCACAAGAAGGTTTACAGGGTTTACAAGGCAATGCACTATGAGAAGCGAAGCCGTTTGAAGAAACGTCTGCCTGCAAGGGTGAAGAATCCTCTGGTTATGCCTAAAGAGCCCAATGTTACCTGGTCCATTGACTTTGTCAGTGACAGGATTGAGTGCGGAAGACAATTCCGTGTTCTTAATATCATAGATGATGCCTGCAAGATTGCCGTGACACAGGAGATATCGATGTCCATGCCGGCAAAGCGTGTCATCAAAGTTCTGGAAAAGGTCATATGGCTTAATGGCAAACCAAAGAACATACGCTGCGACAATGGTCCTGAGTTTATCGCCCAGGTGTTCAAAGATTGGTGTAAAGGCAATGAGATAAACATTATGTATACTCAGCCTGGTAAACCCACCCAGAACGGCTACATTGAACGCTTCAACGGAAGCTACAGAAGGGCTGTACTTGACAGATACATTTTCCGAAACTTGTCTGAAGTCAGGGAACTGACAGAAGCCTGGCGGAATGACTACAACGAAGAACGGCCCCATGAGGCGTTGGACAACATGACACCCTTTGAGTATAGGGAAGAACTGATAAAACGAAAGGAAGCAGTATGA
- a CDS encoding transposase, translating into MKKKVHSESEKVKAVHQLESGVDAAVVARDYNISRATLYNWKSKYSGMEISQVKRLKELEDENRTLKQMYADLALDNKILKEVIEKKL; encoded by the coding sequence ATGAAAAAAAAAGTACACAGTGAGTCAGAGAAGGTAAAGGCAGTCCATCAACTTGAAAGTGGGGTGGATGCCGCAGTTGTAGCTCGTGACTACAATATATCCAGGGCTACCCTTTATAATTGGAAGTCCAAGTATAGTGGAATGGAGATCAGTCAGGTTAAACGTCTCAAAGAGCTTGAAGATGAGAACCGCACGTTGAAACAGATGTATGCTGACCTTGCACTTGACAACAAGATACTGAAGGAGGTCATCGAAAAAAAACTCTAG
- a CDS encoding type IV pilin protein → MKNLINPRFGSRKLNAFSLPELLVVLVIIGILVLIALPNLMPLISKAKSVEAQQQLVFLHSLQQSYFFTHSRYSSSLDELGFEQQPLITEDGTANYRIEIVEADENRYKAQAIAVVDFDRDGKYNTWEIDQDKQLRETERD, encoded by the coding sequence ATGAAAAATCTAATCAACCCGCGTTTCGGCTCCAGAAAACTAAACGCATTTTCATTGCCTGAACTGTTGGTGGTTCTGGTGATTATCGGCATTCTGGTATTAATAGCCCTGCCCAACCTGATGCCCCTTATCTCGAAAGCAAAGAGTGTGGAGGCACAGCAACAACTGGTCTTCCTGCATTCACTGCAGCAGAGTTATTTCTTTACACATTCCAGGTACTCATCTTCCCTTGATGAACTGGGTTTTGAACAACAGCCCCTGATAACTGAGGATGGTACCGCCAATTACAGGATTGAAATTGTTGAAGCCGACGAAAATAGATATAAGGCGCAGGCAATCGCCGTAGTCGATTTTGACAGGGACGGGAAATACAACACCTGGGAAATAGACCAGGACAAACAACTACGGGAAACAGAAAGGGACTGA
- a CDS encoding GspE/PulE family protein, whose protein sequence is MINSHIPTELIQLFSSKEATNYRIIPFEMKEDNILKCYGEENMDYEKIIQEIAIIYDLNIAIVPVDVQDLEKALNSYYRQDRTFSSNAQSLNIGNSDFVGKLIEEADTLKSSDIHFEPYEKKCRVRFRIDGKLIERYIINKTDYPALVNRIKILANLDISEKRLPQDGRILFERNNLKFDVRVSVMPTIYGEKIVLRLLSKDQGLLSLTRLGFSDKQYSDYYKAIMQPNGLILISGPTGSGKSTTLYATLGILNRQDNNILTIEDPVEYTLPGINQMQLKEEIGLTFGSALRTFLRQDPDIIMLGEIRDQDTAQMAIRSSLTGHLLLSTIHTNSAWGSITRLIDMGVHPYLISETLIACVAQRLIRLLCPHCKKTFHPDASFTAGYKLDSNNIYYEKTGCGKCYYTGYLGRKAIYEVILIDKHLSQLIRKSETDIDEYLQRHDIKTLKDSALELFGNGETSLEEILPVISEAV, encoded by the coding sequence ATGATAAACTCCCATATTCCCACCGAACTGATCCAGTTATTCTCCAGCAAGGAGGCAACGAATTACCGGATTATCCCTTTTGAAATGAAGGAGGATAACATATTGAAATGCTATGGGGAAGAGAATATGGATTATGAAAAGATCATACAGGAAATTGCCATCATCTATGATTTGAATATTGCAATCGTCCCGGTTGACGTGCAGGACCTGGAAAAAGCACTGAACTCTTATTACCGCCAGGACCGTACCTTCTCATCCAATGCCCAATCGCTGAACATAGGCAATTCGGACTTCGTGGGAAAGCTGATAGAGGAAGCCGATACATTAAAGTCGAGCGATATCCATTTTGAACCGTACGAGAAAAAATGCCGTGTCCGTTTCAGGATAGACGGGAAACTGATCGAACGGTATATCATCAACAAGACAGATTATCCGGCACTGGTAAACCGGATCAAGATACTGGCCAATCTGGATATATCAGAAAAAAGGTTACCACAGGACGGAAGGATATTGTTTGAAAGGAACAACCTCAAGTTCGATGTGCGTGTTTCGGTGATGCCCACCATTTACGGCGAAAAGATCGTACTCAGGTTGCTATCGAAAGACCAGGGCCTGCTTTCGTTGACCCGTTTGGGATTCAGTGATAAACAATATTCAGACTATTATAAGGCGATCATGCAACCTAACGGGCTTATTCTGATAAGCGGACCTACCGGATCGGGAAAAAGTACCACATTATATGCCACCTTGGGTATATTGAACCGGCAGGATAACAATATCCTCACCATTGAAGACCCCGTGGAGTACACACTGCCGGGGATAAACCAGATGCAATTGAAAGAGGAGATAGGCTTGACTTTTGGAAGCGCCCTACGTACGTTTCTCCGCCAGGATCCCGATATCATTATGCTGGGAGAGATCCGTGACCAGGATACGGCGCAAATGGCAATCCGCAGCTCCTTAACAGGGCATCTATTATTATCCACTATCCACACCAATAGCGCATGGGGAAGCATAACCCGATTGATAGATATGGGAGTACATCCCTACCTGATCTCCGAAACACTGATTGCATGCGTGGCTCAAAGGTTGATACGCCTGTTATGCCCCCACTGTAAAAAAACGTTCCATCCCGACGCATCTTTTACCGCCGGGTATAAGCTGGATTCCAACAACATCTATTATGAAAAAACGGGATGCGGGAAATGTTATTACACGGGCTATTTGGGGAGGAAGGCAATTTATGAAGTTATCCTGATCGACAAGCATCTGTCACAATTGATAAGAAAAAGTGAAACTGATATTGACGAATATTTGCAGCGGCATGATATCAAAACACTGAAGGATTCAGCCCTGGAACTATTCGGCAATGGTGAAACCTCACTGGAAGAAATTTTACCTGTCATCAGTGAAGCGGTATAA
- a CDS encoding type II secretion system protein GspD: MKRYITFFILLIGFSVNLPAQSPEDSRLVQLRSKLQRLSYADSRYAEKVDVSVTNFPVSELIRSLAKAQNLNINVAFGPDKLINCNLQQVPVTDILFFICKEKSLDIEVMDNILSVIPYNEPEIDPPVHLAYDPLREQATFDFSDSKLEQVTKKFMEATGSNIIIPQSLYGQRVSAYGMNMGMDEAVRTIAAVNGLQYARQSDRSWSVYKIEGEGAEPAGNIFSFDEIMVDSLGLITAKITAGNVRDIIPNVFHRLGVNYFLSNQFEHATNINVEEVDLRTFLNVLFTGTNITWRIDNGVYIIGSHTEGERLSTVQVFPMKYRTVDKVSEYIPAELKTNVEIITFPDLNSLVINGDQRSVIRIMNFLNEIDRSVPLITFDVIIVDATDKTSQSIGLSMGVGNEPSVGRGTISPGVDFSMSAASVNRIINSFNGFGSINLGRVTPNFYADLKFLEDAGKIILRSTPRLSTLNGHKAVLKSGEVKYYKESQVNIIGTQNPLQSESYLWKNVEANFVLEITPYVSLDSVITLEINLDQAEFTVRESSDEDAPPGMTKRGFNSIIKVKDQEMVLLGGIEKNLTDTSTRGLPFLARVPVLRLLFGNTTKVKSSEKLNVFIRPVIIQ; this comes from the coding sequence ATGAAGAGATATATTACATTTTTCATTCTACTGATAGGTTTTTCGGTAAACCTGCCGGCCCAGTCCCCGGAAGACTCCCGGCTGGTACAACTTAGAAGTAAGTTGCAACGCTTGTCGTATGCCGATAGCCGATACGCTGAAAAGGTGGATGTCTCTGTTACAAATTTTCCGGTTTCGGAACTGATCAGGAGTTTGGCCAAAGCACAAAACCTGAATATCAATGTAGCTTTTGGACCGGACAAACTCATTAATTGTAATCTCCAACAGGTCCCGGTGACAGACATCCTCTTTTTCATCTGTAAGGAGAAAAGCCTGGATATAGAAGTCATGGATAACATACTCTCCGTAATCCCATATAACGAACCGGAAATAGATCCTCCTGTCCATCTCGCATATGATCCGTTAAGGGAACAGGCGACTTTTGACTTTTCCGACAGCAAATTGGAACAGGTTACCAAGAAGTTCATGGAAGCCACAGGAAGCAATATCATTATACCCCAGTCACTCTATGGACAACGTGTTTCGGCCTATGGCATGAACATGGGAATGGATGAAGCGGTCCGGACTATCGCGGCAGTGAATGGCTTGCAATATGCAAGACAATCGGACAGATCATGGTCAGTATACAAAATTGAAGGGGAAGGGGCAGAGCCGGCCGGTAATATCTTCAGTTTTGATGAAATTATGGTAGACAGTTTAGGGTTGATCACGGCAAAGATTACTGCCGGGAATGTACGTGATATTATCCCGAATGTTTTTCACCGGCTGGGTGTGAATTATTTCTTATCCAACCAGTTTGAACATGCCACCAATATCAATGTGGAAGAAGTAGACTTGCGTACCTTCCTGAACGTTCTCTTTACAGGTACAAACATCACATGGCGGATTGATAACGGTGTCTATATAATAGGAAGCCATACCGAAGGGGAACGCTTGTCAACCGTACAGGTTTTCCCGATGAAGTACCGTACAGTAGACAAGGTATCCGAATACATACCCGCGGAGCTGAAAACAAATGTGGAAATCATCACTTTCCCGGATTTGAACAGCCTGGTGATCAACGGCGACCAGCGGTCGGTGATCAGGATCATGAATTTCCTGAATGAAATAGACAGGAGCGTCCCACTGATAACCTTTGATGTCATTATCGTGGATGCCACCGACAAGACGTCACAATCCATCGGTCTGTCCATGGGAGTAGGAAATGAACCGTCGGTTGGAAGGGGAACGATAAGTCCGGGCGTCGACTTCTCGATGAGCGCGGCTTCCGTAAACAGGATCATTAACTCGTTCAACGGTTTTGGATCGATTAACCTGGGAAGGGTTACCCCTAACTTCTATGCCGATCTGAAATTCCTGGAAGATGCGGGAAAGATTATTTTGAGGTCAACTCCCCGGTTATCGACATTGAACGGGCATAAAGCCGTGTTGAAAAGCGGGGAGGTCAAATATTACAAGGAAAGCCAGGTCAATATCATAGGGACACAAAACCCGCTCCAGTCGGAGTCATATTTGTGGAAAAACGTGGAAGCCAATTTTGTGTTGGAGATTACGCCTTATGTCAGCCTTGACAGTGTAATCACCCTTGAAATCAATTTGGACCAGGCGGAATTTACCGTACGCGAGAGTAGTGATGAAGACGCTCCTCCCGGCATGACCAAGAGAGGTTTTAATTCCATTATTAAAGTAAAGGACCAGGAAATGGTATTGTTAGGGGGAATCGAAAAGAACCTGACCGACACCTCAACCCGGGGATTGCCTTTCCTTGCACGGGTCCCGGTTTTACGGCTGCTTTTTGGGAACACGACCAAGGTCAAGTCATCGGAGAAACTGAACGTTTTTATCAGACCCGTAATCATTCAATAG
- a CDS encoding IS5 family transposase produces the protein MSIVLNTKSRVMGDCQARFRERLDVQFLRPTRQYFLGLEAFTYEQVMTPSLLVSIRKRIDLDVFESLTDDLIRKGLKLKAGTKQEKADTVTKDEEEDNDDDPDPHPGNKGKLQLDATVCDADIKYPTDLDLLNESRQKAEELIDELCLKLGVQDKPRTYRRVARKDFLNVSKMKRKPANVLRQAIRKQINYLKRDVRTINEMLDTIKDEPVPFDRRQLKYFFVIQHLLEQQETMYKKKSHQVEDRIVSIHQPHVRPIVRGKAKAKTEFGAKINISLLDGYARVDHFHWDAFNEGQDLQAQVERFRELTGKYPELVQVDKIYLTRENRRFLKEKRIRYTGEPLGRKPVKEIKSRYQKRKERREAAERNQVEGKFGQGKRGYGLNDIRARLATTSNSWIGAIIFVMNLIRYMRDIPLPYFVSFLSKLMKVRNINIYPVKPQMKLCA, from the coding sequence ATGTCAATAGTTTTGAATACGAAGAGCCGTGTGATGGGAGACTGTCAAGCACGGTTCCGTGAGAGGCTGGATGTGCAATTCCTCCGGCCTACTCGACAGTATTTTCTTGGACTCGAAGCTTTCACTTATGAACAGGTAATGACGCCCTCGCTGCTGGTTTCCATCAGGAAACGCATTGATCTGGATGTCTTTGAATCATTGACAGACGATTTAATAAGAAAAGGGTTGAAGCTGAAAGCCGGGACAAAACAAGAAAAGGCTGACACGGTTACGAAGGATGAAGAAGAGGATAATGATGACGACCCTGATCCACATCCCGGGAACAAGGGGAAGCTTCAATTGGATGCAACGGTCTGTGATGCGGATATCAAGTATCCCACCGATCTGGATCTGCTGAACGAGAGTCGTCAAAAAGCAGAGGAACTGATTGATGAACTGTGTTTGAAGCTGGGAGTTCAGGATAAACCCCGCACCTACAGGAGGGTTGCACGCAAGGATTTTTTGAATGTGTCGAAAATGAAGAGAAAACCTGCCAACGTTTTAAGACAAGCGATACGCAAGCAAATCAACTACCTGAAGCGGGATGTACGGACTATCAATGAGATGCTGGACACCATAAAGGATGAACCGGTTCCTTTTGACAGGCGGCAACTGAAATATTTTTTTGTTATCCAGCATCTGCTGGAACAACAGGAGACAATGTACAAGAAGAAGAGCCATCAAGTAGAAGATCGCATCGTGAGCATTCATCAGCCGCATGTACGTCCCATCGTGCGTGGCAAGGCCAAGGCCAAGACGGAGTTTGGCGCCAAGATCAACATCAGCCTGCTGGATGGATATGCCAGGGTGGATCATTTCCACTGGGATGCCTTTAACGAGGGGCAGGATCTTCAGGCACAGGTCGAACGCTTTAGGGAACTGACAGGGAAATACCCGGAGCTGGTTCAGGTGGATAAGATTTATCTCACCCGGGAGAACAGGCGGTTTTTGAAAGAGAAAAGAATCCGCTACACCGGGGAACCACTGGGACGAAAACCGGTAAAAGAGATCAAGAGCAGATACCAAAAACGTAAAGAGCGACGAGAGGCGGCGGAACGCAATCAGGTTGAAGGAAAGTTTGGTCAGGGGAAACGTGGATATGGTTTAAATGATATCCGCGCCAGATTGGCCACGACATCAAACAGTTGGATAGGGGCTATCATTTTTGTGATGAACCTGATCAGGTACATGAGGGATATTCCCCTTCCTTATTTTGTCTCGTTTCTATCGAAACTGATGAAAGTGAGAAATATAAACATTTATCCAGTCAAGCCACAAATGAAATTGTGTGCCTGA
- the ltrA gene encoding group II intron reverse transcriptase/maturase: MQGAKPYDIDKKVVYNAFMKVKSNGGGAGIDGVSIEKYEGNLKSNLYKLWNRMSSGSYFPKPVKLVEIPKTNGGKRPLGIPTIEDRVAQMTAVLLMLPKIEPHFHDDSYGYRPNRSAHDAIAKAQERCWKYAWVLDMDISKFFDTIDHRLLMKAVGKHINEKWILLYIERWIKVSYEKVDGERTVRNQGVPQGSVIGPVLANLFLHYGFDKWMTIKHPSILFERYADDTICHCRTEEEARKLLESVRARLRECKLELNEEKTKIVYCKTSRRKINYPNVMFDFLGFTFRPRRAIDKRHGESFTSFLPAISKKSAQEVRDKIKAWDLYRFQQFKLPVIAKMKNPIIAGWVNYYGKFGRTEFLKVMNYLNKTIARWAKKKFKGLKVGKGRSIYWLADVAQKNRTLFYHWKQGFIPYQRSCQ, translated from the coding sequence ATGCAAGGAGCAAAACCTTATGACATAGACAAAAAGGTCGTGTATAATGCATTCATGAAGGTGAAGTCCAACGGTGGCGGTGCGGGCATAGACGGGGTATCGATTGAGAAGTATGAGGGAAACCTTAAATCCAATCTTTACAAGCTCTGGAACCGAATGAGCTCAGGCAGCTATTTCCCCAAGCCGGTAAAGCTTGTGGAGATTCCCAAAACAAATGGGGGGAAAAGGCCATTAGGCATCCCAACGATTGAAGACAGGGTAGCTCAAATGACAGCTGTACTTCTGATGCTGCCGAAAATTGAACCTCACTTTCATGATGATTCCTACGGATACAGACCCAATCGTTCTGCCCATGATGCCATAGCCAAGGCTCAGGAGCGTTGTTGGAAGTATGCGTGGGTACTTGATATGGACATCAGCAAGTTCTTCGACACAATCGACCATAGGTTGCTTATGAAAGCGGTAGGTAAGCATATCAACGAAAAGTGGATACTACTATACATTGAACGCTGGATAAAGGTTTCTTATGAGAAAGTGGATGGAGAACGCACTGTTCGGAACCAAGGTGTGCCACAAGGATCGGTTATAGGCCCAGTTTTGGCAAACCTTTTTCTACATTACGGTTTTGACAAATGGATGACTATCAAACACCCGTCAATACTGTTTGAGCGTTATGCTGATGATACCATTTGCCATTGTAGAACAGAAGAAGAAGCTAGGAAACTCCTGGAATCCGTCAGAGCCAGATTGAGAGAATGTAAGCTGGAACTCAATGAAGAGAAAACAAAAATAGTCTACTGCAAAACCAGTAGGAGGAAAATAAACTATCCAAATGTTATGTTTGACTTTTTGGGTTTTACCTTTAGACCTCGACGGGCCATTGACAAGAGGCATGGAGAGTCTTTTACAAGCTTTCTTCCAGCTATCAGTAAGAAGTCAGCTCAGGAAGTGAGAGATAAAATCAAAGCATGGGATTTATATCGTTTTCAACAATTTAAATTGCCTGTTATTGCTAAGATGAAAAATCCTATCATTGCTGGCTGGGTAAACTATTATGGAAAGTTTGGAAGGACTGAGTTTCTGAAGGTCATGAACTATCTTAACAAGACAATTGCCCGTTGGGCGAAGAAAAAGTTCAAAGGACTAAAAGTTGGCAAAGGTAGGTCAATTTACTGGCTTGCTGATGTGGCTCAGAAAAACAGAACCCTCTTCTATCATTGGAAACAAGGATTTATACCGTATCAAAGATCATGTCAATAG
- a CDS encoding phage integrase SAM-like domain-containing protein produces MKAKYLKVAEDWESEGQNWFPVQWAHHFDVEQIEKEKKQVKIQTIDKCMDAIIEMMKKRKRFKNGRVVTSKVNAMHYHYLRYTLRDFTKDVYNRSFSTYYFKDINEQFLKDYVLYLRERGAKKGNQGAVSTRLRKFYGVFYYASVMGQPNADKKLFECVSLDMKKKDTKPQTISYEYIKRIEKLDKNQFTKKEQFHIDAFLFSFYAGGMASIDVSYLTWDCIIDDKINY; encoded by the coding sequence TTGAAAGCGAAATATCTTAAAGTTGCTGAGGATTGGGAGTCTGAAGGTCAAAACTGGTTTCCCGTTCAATGGGCTCATCATTTTGATGTGGAGCAAATTGAGAAGGAAAAAAAACAGGTTAAAATTCAGACAATAGATAAATGTATGGATGCTATCATCGAAATGATGAAAAAACGGAAACGATTCAAAAACGGAAGAGTTGTAACCAGTAAGGTAAACGCTATGCATTATCACTATCTCAGATATACCCTGAGAGATTTTACAAAAGATGTTTATAACAGGAGTTTTTCGACGTACTACTTTAAGGATATAAATGAGCAGTTCTTAAAAGATTATGTATTATATCTACGTGAACGGGGTGCGAAAAAGGGTAATCAGGGAGCTGTTAGTACAAGGCTAAGAAAATTTTATGGGGTTTTCTATTATGCTTCAGTAATGGGGCAGCCAAATGCAGATAAAAAACTATTTGAATGTGTCAGTCTTGATATGAAAAAGAAAGACACCAAACCTCAGACAATATCCTATGAATACATAAAGAGAATAGAAAAACTCGACAAAAACCAATTTACGAAAAAAGAGCAATTCCATATTGATGCTTTTCTTTTCAGTTTTTATGCTGGTGGAATGGCCAGTATCGATGTTTCCTATTTGACTTGGGATTGTATTATAGACGACAAGATCAACTATTAA
- a CDS encoding ORF6N domain-containing protein, protein MELQIIQSKIYEIRGMRVLLDFDLAEMYQVETKNLKRAVRRNIERFPEDFMFELTDSENEDLRCNFGTSSWGGSRYPPFAFTEQGVAQLSSVLNSPLAIQVNISIIRAFVALRQYALGYAELNRKLEDFMIETNMQFSDIYQALTELASQREQENKPRKRIGFNVQQDEK, encoded by the coding sequence ATGGAACTACAAATCATACAAAGTAAGATTTATGAAATCAGAGGGATGCGTGTCCTTTTGGATTTTGATTTAGCAGAAATGTATCAAGTAGAAACAAAAAATCTGAAACGTGCTGTAAGGCGTAATATAGAACGCTTCCCGGAGGATTTTATGTTTGAACTAACTGATAGTGAGAACGAAGACTTGAGGTGCAATTTTGGCACCTCAAGTTGGGGAGGTAGTCGATATCCCCCATTCGCATTCACCGAACAAGGGGTTGCCCAACTTTCGAGTGTACTCAACAGCCCTTTAGCGATTCAAGTAAATATATCAATAATAAGGGCTTTCGTTGCTTTACGCCAATATGCACTTGGTTACGCTGAATTAAATCGTAAATTGGAGGATTTTATGATCGAAACCAATATGCAGTTCAGCGATATTTATCAGGCTCTTACGGAACTTGCTTCACAAAGGGAGCAGGAAAATAAGCCCCGAAAACGTATCGGTTTTAATGTTCAACAAGATGAAAAGTAG
- a CDS encoding helix-turn-helix domain-containing protein, which translates to MKKIAERLRLLRQEKGYSQQYIADILNVSIATISRLENNPEEIKLRYLLSLAQLYKMDLCKLFSDDESELKNELSKLTVQVTIPIDITSTLLFRVAKKLQETEQFRKQ; encoded by the coding sequence ATGAAAAAGATTGCAGAAAGACTTAGATTATTACGGCAGGAGAAAGGATATTCTCAGCAGTATATCGCTGATATCTTGAATGTTTCGATAGCAACCATTTCCAGATTGGAGAACAATCCCGAAGAGATAAAATTAAGGTATCTTTTATCTTTGGCTCAACTCTATAAAATGGATTTATGTAAATTATTTTCGGATGATGAAAGTGAGTTAAAAAATGAATTATCCAAATTAACCGTTCAAGTGACTATTCCGATTGACATTACTTCCACTCTGTTATTCCGAGTTGCAAAAAAACTGCAAGAGACAGAACAATTTAGGAAACAATAA
- a CDS encoding helix-turn-helix domain-containing protein, whose translation MQVITLESEAFQVLMKKITDIEQYVRRTSDLFSELEETLELTSREVMDTLGVSKSTLYRWRESHTIPFRYDERGNALYPYKDLIIAIKNGSLTMQNTNKSQILAKLSDFKEEIITNSLWHNSSCNNTL comes from the coding sequence ATGCAAGTAATTACCTTAGAAAGTGAAGCCTTTCAAGTTCTGATGAAAAAGATCACGGACATTGAACAATACGTCAGACGTACATCCGATTTGTTCAGCGAATTGGAAGAGACGCTTGAACTTACATCACGTGAAGTGATGGATACCTTGGGAGTTTCAAAATCTACGCTATATCGTTGGCGTGAAAGTCACACCATCCCCTTCCGTTATGATGAACGAGGTAATGCTCTCTATCCATATAAAGATTTGATTATTGCCATCAAAAACGGCAGCCTGACAATGCAAAACACCAACAAATCTCAAATTTTAGCCAAACTATCCGACTTTAAAGAAGAAATAATTACAAACAGCCTTTGGCACAATAGTTCCTGCAACAATACACTATGA